The nucleotide sequence GCGCCACCTGTCACAACACGTGGGCGGCTTCGTGCTCAGCCAATGCCCATTGGAAGAACTGGTGCCGGTCGAGAATGCGGCCATGGTCGATCGCACGATCATCCAGTGGGACAAGGACGATCTGGAAACCGTCGGTCTGATGAAGATCGATGTCCTGGCGCTCGGCATGTTGACCTGTATCCGGCGCTGCTTCGATCTGATTGCCGGCTACACCGGCCATCTCGGCTCGATGTCCAGCCTCCCCGGCGGCGATCCCGACACGTACCGGATGATTCAGCGCGCCGATACCATCGGCGTCTTCCAGATCGAATCACGCGCGCAGATGACGATGCTGCCGCGCTTGAAGCCCAGCTGTTTCTTCGATCTGGTGGTGGAGGTCGCCATCGTGCGGCCCGGCCCGATCCAGGGCGGCATGGTGCATCCCTATCTCAAGGCGCGCGAGCATCCGGGCCACATCACCTACCCCAGCGAAGCCTTGCGCGGCGTGCTCGAACGCACCCTGGGCGTGCCGATCTTTCAGGAGCAGGTCATGAAAATCGCCATGGTCGCTGCCGATTTCAGTGGTGACGAAGCCAACGGCCTGCGCAAGTCGATGGCGGCCTGGAAACGGGAAGGCGGCCTGGAGCCCTGGCGCGACCGGCTCAAGTCCGGCATGCGCAGGAATGGGTATGCGGAAGAATTCGCCGACCGAATCTTTGAACAAATCAAGGGGTTCGGCAGTTATGGCTTCCCCGAATCGCATGCGGTGAGCTTCGCTCTGCTGGTTTATGTTTCGGCCTATCTGAAGTGTCATTATCCGGCCGCGTTCGCAGCGGCACTGCTCAACAGCCAGCCGATGGGTTTCTATGCACCGTCCCAGATCGTGCGCGATGCCCGCAGGCACGGAGTGGCGGTCCGGGCTGCCGATATCCGCTATTCACAGGGCCATTGCACGCTGGAAGGCGCGCCGGGCGAAGCCGCGGGTTGCCACGACCGTCCAGCGCTGCGTCTCGGCCTGCGGATGATCAAGGGACTGGCCCCCGACGCCGCGGACCGAATCGTGGCGGCGCGCACCCGGCAGGCCTTCGACAATGTGGGGGATCTGGTGACACGCGCCCGGCTGGATCGGCGCGCCCGCGATGCCCTCGCGCGTGCCGACGCGCTGACGGGCCTGGCCGGCCATCGGCATCGGGCACAGTGGCAGATCGCGGCCGCGCGAGTGCACGACGACCTGTTCGCGGGTATCGACGCCCCCGAGCCCGGGATTGGACTCTCCGAGCCGAGCGAAGCCGCGGACATCGTGGCCGATTATCACAGCACCGGGCTGACGCTGCGCCGTCATCCCATGGCGTTGCTGCGCCCCGGCCTGGCGCGTACGGGCGCGATCACGGCCGCGACCTTCAATCGCCTGACACACCAGGCATGCGCCCATGTGGCCGGTATCGTGACCATGCGCCAGCGCCCCGGCAGCGCCAGGGGCGTGACCTTCGTCACCCTCGAGGACGAAAGCGGTTACGTGAACGTGATCATCCGCCGCGACGTACTGGCGCAATACCGCGTCGCGGTGCTATCCGCCCGTTTGCTCCGGGTGACCGGCGTGATGCAGCGTGCCGGCGCGGTGCGACATTGTCTGGCACACGAAATCGTCGACGACACCGCACGGCTCGGCGCGCTCGACACACGATCACGCGATTTTCATTGATCAGCCACTCGCCGGCACGGACGTGCACCTTCAGCCGCCGACGCGACGGCCTGTCGCGTATTCGTACGACGTTCATCGCCACGGTCCATCCGATAGTATCGTGGGCAATAACCACGGTCTTGACGGGCGGCCGGGATGCCGCCCGATTCGCTTCAAGGATGCCGCCGCATGACGAATGATCGATCTGATCCGGACGAAAAAACCGACAACGACGCCGAGCATGCGTCCGCGGACGAAAACAACGGCGAAAACGCATCCGGGAAAAGTGAACAGGAGCAGATCGCTCAGGCGCATTCGCCCGAGGAACAGGCCGACAGCGGCGAGAAGAAAGAGACCCCGATCGGCCCGGGACGTCTGCTGACGCTGTCGCTCGGCGCGCTCGGCGTATCCTATGGCGATATCGGTACCAGCCCGCTGTACGCGCTGCGGGAATGCTTCAAGGGTTCGAGCCACCTGGCGCCGACCAACGCCAACGTCATCGGCATTCTGTCGCTGATCTTCTGGGCGCTCATTCTGGTGGTGTCGACCAAGTACATGATGTTCGTCACCCGGGCAAACAATAACGGCGAAGGCGGCATGCTCGCCCTGGTTGCCCTGCTCAACCCCTGGCGTCGCAACGCCGGACGGCACTCGGCTGTTCTGCTCAAGCTCGGCGTGTTCGGCAGCGCCCTGCTCTATGGCAGTTTCATGCTCACGCCGGCCATCTCGGTATCGAGCGCCGTCGAGGGCCTGAACGTCGCCACCTCGATCTTCAAGCCGTACGTGATTCCGATCACGATCGTGATCCTGATCGCGCTGTTTTCGATCCAGAGCCGCGGCACGGAAACCGTCGGCCGGTTCTTCGGTCCGGTGATGATCCTCTGGTTCCTCACCCTGGGCACGCTGGGCGTGTACGGCATCGTGCACGAACCGAGCGTGCTGGCGGCGATCGATCCGCTGCATGCGCTGGCCTTCTTCGTTCGCAATCACGGCACCGGTTTCGTGGTACTCGGCGCGGTATTCCTGGTGGTGACCGGCGGTGAAGCCATGTATGCCGACATGGGCCATTTCGGGCGCCGCCCGATCCAGATCGCCTGGTTCGGCCTGGTCCTGCCGGCGCTGCTGCTGAACTACTACGGCCAGGGCGCGATGCTGATCCACGCGCACGGCGCCTCGGCGAACCAACCCTTCTACGAACTGGCACCGGACTGGGCGCTGTATCCGCTGGTGGTGCTCGCCACAGCCGCGACGGTGATCGCCTCGCAGGCCGTGATCTCGGGCGCTTTCTCGCTCACACGTCAAGCGGTGCAGCTCGGTCAGCTGCCGCCGATGCGGCTGTTCCAGACCTCATCCGAGGAATACGGCCAGATCTACGTGCCGACGCTGAACTGGCTGCTCATGCTCGCGACCATCGGGCTCGTGCTCGGCTTCCGCACCTCGACCAATCTGGCCTGGGCCTACGGCGTGGGCATCTCGTTCGCGATGACCATCACCACCGGTCTGGCATTCTTCATCATGCGCGAGCGCTGGAAATGGCCGCTGTGGATCGCCCTGCCGCTCACCCTGGGCTTCCTCGCCGTCGATCTGCCGTTCTTCGGTGCGAATA is from Salinisphaera sp. LB1 and encodes:
- a CDS encoding error-prone DNA polymerase, yielding MNYAELCCVSNFSFHRGASHPEELFERAAYLGYSALAITDECSLAGAVRALLASERVGLRLILGSRLALAEGPTLVALVRNHRGYTQLCRLITRARRNADKGCYRLTRADLDRLELDACWLLALPDHGRPPGPALHELLAWLSVHYPHTARIALARHRGPHDLLHVERLNRLRLQYGLPIVAVGDVHMHSRSRRALQDVLTALRLGTRVAGAGHALAANGERYLRPRRTLAALYPPDALAETRRIADDCRFDLRTIRYDYPGELVPAAHTSSSFLKVLVEEGAASRWPDGVSDAVKKKIDEELEIIEFMDYPHYFLTVRDIVVEARRRGILCQGRGSAANSVVCFCLGITEVDPTRHELLFERFISRDRNEPPDIDVDFEHERREEIIQYIYGKYGRSRAALAATVIRYRPRSAMRDVARAMGLSADQIDTLAGELSRRADDGTLDEQLAARGVRIDARLLHQILVLVDTLIGFPRHLSQHVGGFVLSQCPLEELVPVENAAMVDRTIIQWDKDDLETVGLMKIDVLALGMLTCIRRCFDLIAGYTGHLGSMSSLPGGDPDTYRMIQRADTIGVFQIESRAQMTMLPRLKPSCFFDLVVEVAIVRPGPIQGGMVHPYLKAREHPGHITYPSEALRGVLERTLGVPIFQEQVMKIAMVAADFSGDEANGLRKSMAAWKREGGLEPWRDRLKSGMRRNGYAEEFADRIFEQIKGFGSYGFPESHAVSFALLVYVSAYLKCHYPAAFAAALLNSQPMGFYAPSQIVRDARRHGVAVRAADIRYSQGHCTLEGAPGEAAGCHDRPALRLGLRMIKGLAPDAADRIVAARTRQAFDNVGDLVTRARLDRRARDALARADALTGLAGHRHRAQWQIAAARVHDDLFAGIDAPEPGIGLSEPSEAADIVADYHSTGLTLRRHPMALLRPGLARTGAITAATFNRLTHQACAHVAGIVTMRQRPGSARGVTFVTLEDESGYVNVIIRRDVLAQYRVAVLSARLLRVTGVMQRAGAVRHCLAHEIVDDTARLGALDTRSRDFH
- a CDS encoding potassium transporter Kup, giving the protein MTNDRSDPDEKTDNDAEHASADENNGENASGKSEQEQIAQAHSPEEQADSGEKKETPIGPGRLLTLSLGALGVSYGDIGTSPLYALRECFKGSSHLAPTNANVIGILSLIFWALILVVSTKYMMFVTRANNNGEGGMLALVALLNPWRRNAGRHSAVLLKLGVFGSALLYGSFMLTPAISVSSAVEGLNVATSIFKPYVIPITIVILIALFSIQSRGTETVGRFFGPVMILWFLTLGTLGVYGIVHEPSVLAAIDPLHALAFFVRNHGTGFVVLGAVFLVVTGGEAMYADMGHFGRRPIQIAWFGLVLPALLLNYYGQGAMLIHAHGASANQPFYELAPDWALYPLVVLATAATVIASQAVISGAFSLTRQAVQLGQLPPMRLFQTSSEEYGQIYVPTLNWLLMLATIGLVLGFRTSTNLAWAYGVGISFAMTITTGLAFFIMRERWKWPLWIALPLTLGFLAVDLPFFGANILKIPHGGWFPVATAVLVYTLMSTWRRGRELLRERLVEDEPVPLDEFIRDLATDDTVRVKGTAIFLTGSDAGTPPMLLHHLEHNQVLHEHVLLLTVRTEDVPRIPAADRLEIDDLGEGVYRVFARYGFMQNPNVPVAVRLCERFGLDFDTDKATYYIGRATIIPSDEVPGMMLWREKLFAFMSRNAIQPTSYYRVPPDRVIEFGLRVEI